One window from the genome of Salvia miltiorrhiza cultivar Shanhuang (shh) chromosome 7, IMPLAD_Smil_shh, whole genome shotgun sequence encodes:
- the LOC130995210 gene encoding protein BIG GRAIN 1-like B, which translates to MSSSREKQWRQENPKPKKSHRNTPSFSSSLLDEICRSIDEKPEPQTAPFSRVEKWMESDKTVSRRRPRFDNAVFPDNDPPFLSTSASSANRPKPVRTARDKDCYLFDEYEEHERKIAAAAAAAGGRDDLIKSKSRAMRIYANLKKMKQPVSPGARLTTFFSSIFAGLNRKKSNRNNAAAESPAKMLARCSTKSSDNTRRDGIEIRNARSDLARAVADRGTMPRGQESLGGDGRPPLPPNVFRNFKKCDSNKLRCYESDEDDERLPLPPNVFRNFKKCDLNKLRCCYESDGEEGDAISESSSDLFELDFGIKDRFCEELPVYETTYFDKNRRLFR; encoded by the coding sequence CAACACCCCCTCATTCTCCTCCTCCCTCCTCGACGAAATCTGCCGCTCCATCGACGAGAAGCCAGAGCCCCAAACGGCGCCGTTTTCGAGGGTCGAGAAATGGATGGAAAGCGACAAAACCGTATCCCGCCGCCGCCCGAGATTCGACAACGCCGTCTTCCCCGACAACGACCCCCCCTTCCTCTCCACCTCAGCCTCCTCCGCCAACCGCCCCAAACCGGTCCGAACCGCCCGGGACAAGGACTGCTATCTCTTCGACGAGTACGAGGAGCACGAGCGGAAaattgcggcggcggcggcggcggcggggggAAGAGACGACCTCATCAAGTCGAAATCGCGGGCGATGAGAATCTACGCGAatttgaagaagatgaagcagcCCGTCTCCCCCGGAGCCCGCCTCACCACCTTCTTCAGCTCCATCTTCGCCGGCCTCAATCGGAAGAAGTCGAATCGGAATAATGCGGCGGCGGAGTCCCCGGCGAAGATGCTCGCCAGGTGCTCGACGAAATCGTCGGACAACACGCGTCGCGATGGGATCGAAATTAGAAATGCGCGGTCCGACCTCGCACGTGCGGTCGCAGATCGGGGCACAATGCCACGCGGGCAGGAGAGTCTGGGTGGCGACGGGCGGCCCCCGTTGCCGCCCAATGTGTTTcggaattttaaaaaatgcgATTCGAATAAACTCCGTTGTTACGAGAGCGACGAGGACGATGAGAGACTCCCGTTGCCGCCAAATGTGTTTCGAAATTTTAAAAAGTGCGATCTAAATAAACTCCGTTGTTGTTACGAGAGCGACGGGGAGGAAGGGGACGCGATTAGTGAGTCGAGCTCGGATTTGTTCGAGCTCGACTTCGGGATTAAGGATAGGTTTTGTGAAGAGCTACCGGTGTATGAAACGACTTATTTTGATAAGAATCGCCGTTTATTTCGTTAA